A region of Pseudarthrobacter sp. NIBRBAC000502770 DNA encodes the following proteins:
- the ssb gene encoding single-stranded DNA-binding protein, with amino-acid sequence MSGETYVTIIGKVHEDPGLKFNDGGGAVARLVVVTNPRKFNRQTNEWENKPGKFWDCRAWNQGKMLLAENVANHLKKGDNVILYGEIETNAWEDSEGKKRRSDQLRIESIGKDFRWHQAPANDVPAAAADQGWGGGDPAATGQGGWGNPGGQTY; translated from the coding sequence ATGAGCGGCGAAACCTACGTGACCATCATCGGCAAGGTCCACGAGGATCCGGGCCTGAAGTTCAATGATGGCGGCGGCGCTGTCGCCCGCCTGGTGGTCGTCACCAACCCCCGCAAGTTCAACCGGCAGACGAACGAGTGGGAGAACAAGCCCGGCAAGTTCTGGGACTGCAGGGCATGGAACCAGGGCAAGATGCTGCTCGCCGAGAACGTCGCCAACCACCTGAAGAAGGGTGACAACGTCATCCTCTACGGCGAGATCGAAACGAACGCCTGGGAAGACTCGGAGGGCAAGAAGCGCCGTTCGGACCAGCTCCGGATCGAGTCCATCGGCAAAGACTTCCGCTGGCACCAAGCACCCGCCAACGACGTGCCGGCCGCTGCAGCCGATCAAGGCTGGGGCGGCGGCGACCCGGCAGCCACCGGACAAGGTGGCTGGGGCAACCCCGGCGGCCAAACCTACTAA
- a CDS encoding AAA family ATPase: MSRIIRLESTNYKRLKAVKVEPDPDGNLVIVAGKNGQGKTSILDSITAALGGVNAKTTPKPIRDGEDRAEIILETEDLIVTRRFTPSGSTLTVKSPDGAVYPKGQAKLDDLLGKLSLDPLAFTQLDDRAQLKTLLALVDLPFDPVELDAERADIFADRTAVNRDLKNAKAALDAIPVTKEMADLEPVSVTELLAEYRAGQEVNAQRTNVIRVRNEAADAVRLLKLQLAAAEERFAEAVQMLEAEPAPVDVDAIQAKIDGAEEINEDVRAFERWKHASDNVSGLQSEAAELSSKLDAIDKQKAEGLAAAKFPVEGLGFDESGVTYNGVPFKQASSAEQLRVSLAMAIALNPKLRVIRIADGSLLDSDNLALVESVARENDFQVWIEMVGDADGRGIVIEDGGIKA; encoded by the coding sequence ATGAGCAGGATCATCAGACTCGAATCCACGAACTACAAGCGGCTGAAGGCGGTGAAGGTCGAGCCGGATCCGGACGGCAATCTAGTTATCGTGGCTGGCAAGAATGGCCAAGGCAAGACGTCCATTCTGGACAGCATCACGGCCGCACTCGGTGGTGTGAACGCGAAGACCACGCCGAAGCCAATCCGCGACGGCGAAGACCGCGCCGAGATCATCCTCGAGACTGAGGACCTGATCGTCACGCGCCGCTTCACCCCATCGGGCTCAACCCTCACGGTCAAGTCCCCGGATGGCGCCGTGTATCCCAAGGGCCAGGCGAAGCTCGATGACCTGCTGGGCAAACTCTCCCTCGACCCGCTTGCCTTTACGCAGCTGGACGACAGGGCCCAGCTGAAGACGCTGCTCGCACTGGTCGACCTCCCATTCGATCCCGTGGAGCTCGACGCCGAGCGAGCCGACATCTTCGCCGACCGCACGGCCGTGAACCGGGACTTGAAGAATGCCAAGGCGGCTCTCGACGCCATCCCCGTCACCAAGGAAATGGCAGACCTCGAACCGGTCAGCGTTACGGAGCTGCTCGCCGAGTACCGGGCCGGGCAGGAGGTGAACGCGCAGCGAACCAACGTGATCCGTGTCCGAAACGAAGCAGCGGATGCCGTCCGGCTGCTGAAGCTACAACTCGCCGCGGCAGAGGAACGATTCGCCGAAGCCGTGCAGATGCTCGAAGCTGAGCCGGCCCCGGTCGACGTGGACGCCATCCAGGCAAAGATCGACGGCGCCGAAGAGATCAATGAAGACGTGCGCGCATTCGAGCGCTGGAAGCATGCGAGCGACAACGTGTCCGGACTGCAGAGCGAGGCAGCCGAACTGAGCTCGAAGCTGGACGCGATCGACAAGCAGAAGGCTGAAGGGCTCGCGGCGGCGAAATTCCCTGTCGAGGGGCTTGGCTTTGACGAGTCCGGGGTGACCTACAACGGCGTGCCGTTCAAGCAGGCATCCAGCGCCGAGCAGCTGCGCGTCTCGCTGGCAATGGCAATCGCGCTGAACCCCAAGCTCCGCGTCATCCGCATCGCTGACGGCTCGTTGCTCGACTCCGACAACCTGGCGCTCGTCGAATCGGTGGCCCGTGAGAACGACTTCCAAGTCTGGATCGAGATGGTCGGCGACGCGGACGGCCGCGGGATTGTGATCGAGGACGGAGGCATCAAGGCATGA
- a CDS encoding YqaJ viral recombinase family protein → MTLHLFKDLEQGTDEWLAARCGIVTASVVGQLVTSRQPSAIETDCPDCGAAAADPCTGKRSPGPLKTLHSARAAAAREMDRVITADNSSETARGLTMTLAAERITGHVDPVPTSRAMERGTMDEPYARDAYSEHHAPVTELGFMVRQFDGFKIGYSPDGLVGEDGLIEIKSRAQKAQLKTVLADEVPAENMAQLQTGLLVSGRAWIDYTSYCGGMRLWTKRVYPDPAWQTAIIDAVEQFEKTASEMVSTYLEVTDGLPETERIDHYLELELKL, encoded by the coding sequence ATGACCCTTCACCTTTTCAAAGACCTCGAACAAGGCACAGACGAATGGCTGGCCGCACGGTGCGGGATCGTCACGGCCTCAGTCGTCGGTCAACTCGTCACCTCGCGCCAGCCGTCAGCGATAGAAACTGACTGCCCGGACTGTGGCGCCGCAGCTGCAGACCCGTGCACCGGGAAGCGTTCGCCCGGCCCATTGAAGACCCTCCACTCAGCCCGTGCAGCAGCGGCCCGTGAGATGGATCGCGTGATCACCGCAGACAACAGCAGCGAGACCGCCCGCGGTCTCACCATGACGCTGGCAGCCGAACGGATCACCGGTCACGTTGATCCAGTGCCGACATCGCGGGCCATGGAGCGGGGAACCATGGACGAGCCCTACGCGAGAGACGCGTACTCCGAGCATCACGCGCCCGTCACCGAACTGGGATTCATGGTCCGGCAATTCGACGGATTCAAGATCGGATACTCGCCCGACGGGCTGGTCGGTGAAGACGGACTGATCGAGATCAAGAGCAGGGCCCAGAAGGCTCAGCTAAAGACCGTCCTCGCAGATGAAGTCCCTGCCGAGAACATGGCCCAACTTCAAACCGGGCTGCTTGTCTCCGGCCGTGCATGGATCGACTACACCAGCTACTGCGGCGGCATGCGGCTCTGGACTAAGCGCGTATACCCAGACCCCGCCTGGCAAACGGCAATCATCGATGCCGTCGAGCAGTTCGAGAAGACAGCTTCCGAAATGGTGAGCACCTACCTCGAAGTCACCGACGGCCTGCCCGAAACCGAGCGCATCGACCACTACCTCGAACTGGAGTTGAAGCTTTGA
- a CDS encoding helix-turn-helix domain-containing protein translates to MTAESETLTAAEVANKLKVSVETVYRMCKAGKWPATKVGRLYRFTPEQYQRIIEPPAAPQKPRTQRRNIDRLLRSA, encoded by the coding sequence ATGACCGCCGAATCCGAAACCCTGACGGCGGCCGAGGTCGCCAACAAGCTCAAAGTATCCGTCGAAACCGTCTACCGCATGTGCAAGGCCGGCAAGTGGCCCGCCACAAAGGTAGGCCGCCTCTACCGCTTCACCCCTGAGCAGTACCAACGCATTATCGAACCACCTGCAGCGCCGCAGAAGCCACGCACTCAGCGTCGAAACATCGACCGACTCCTGCGCTCCGCCTAG
- a CDS encoding helix-turn-helix transcriptional regulator has product MTAKEVADRAGFDQSAMTRWKNGANADPKFVVQFARAFNQNVLMALAQADLITDEEADLHEVKIGVQEMTTQQLLEELARRIDNPQARPAHNHISMGASAEQDPDYSKMSDQDAYDLAAHEGDKNIGHDELPHEP; this is encoded by the coding sequence ATGACCGCGAAAGAAGTTGCCGATCGGGCAGGGTTCGATCAGTCGGCAATGACTCGTTGGAAGAACGGCGCGAACGCAGACCCGAAGTTCGTCGTGCAGTTCGCCCGGGCGTTCAACCAGAACGTTCTCATGGCGCTCGCTCAGGCGGATTTGATCACCGACGAAGAAGCGGACCTTCACGAGGTGAAGATCGGCGTGCAGGAGATGACGACTCAGCAGCTTCTGGAAGAGCTCGCTCGACGTATCGACAATCCGCAGGCTCGACCTGCACACAATCACATCTCGATGGGCGCGAGCGCCGAGCAGGATCCGGACTACTCCAAAATGTCAGACCAGGATGCTTATGATCTGGCGGCACATGAGGGGGACAAGAATATTGGACACGACGAGCTTCCACACGAACCCTAG
- a CDS encoding ImmA/IrrE family metallo-endopeptidase: MGIRVRTAVTPHGWWGAYDYRRRLITLRPGLGPIQLRCTLMHELGHAHYGHTGVTGKQETLANRWAAYRLIDFDDLLSVASVEQSSSGVAAALEVMPDVLETYLQLLTRSQLSALRAAALRRVA; the protein is encoded by the coding sequence ATGGGCATTCGGGTTCGGACGGCGGTTACGCCGCATGGATGGTGGGGCGCCTACGATTACAGGCGCCGGCTAATCACTCTTCGACCGGGCCTTGGTCCAATCCAACTTCGCTGCACCCTGATGCACGAGTTAGGACATGCGCACTACGGACATACTGGCGTGACGGGCAAGCAAGAGACTCTGGCGAATCGCTGGGCAGCGTACCGACTGATCGACTTTGACGACCTGCTCTCGGTCGCTTCCGTTGAGCAATCGAGCTCCGGAGTAGCGGCCGCGCTCGAGGTCATGCCGGACGTCCTGGAGACGTACTTGCAGCTGCTGACCAGGTCCCAGCTCAGCGCCCTTCGGGCAGCCGCTCTGCGCCGCGTTGCGTAA
- a CDS encoding oxygenase MpaB family protein has product MRNVLRTWQDEIKKTFSGRADAPPDWTLKLAEGDDPGYHLPGSAVWAVHGSMTPIVGGIRTLLMQSLHPGALAGVHEHSNFRDDPLRRLANTIRWIFTVTYGSTAAAEEATRRVRRLHEPVQGNYQDNDGGVRPYSANDPGLAGWIHLAFTDGFLAAHKIWGKPIPGGTDAYVRQWAQAGTLMGVEDPPLTEAQLHGQLERWNAGGELRADARVKETVEFIRNAPLHPLLKPGYRILFAGAVYSLEPRYRDMLGLSVPRLGPFPLPVRLATKAVLVVVHFALGGPLRRRGPSETAARKRLRRLGEPLADVA; this is encoded by the coding sequence ATGCGCAATGTCCTTCGTACATGGCAGGACGAGATCAAAAAGACGTTCTCCGGCAGGGCCGACGCCCCGCCGGACTGGACGCTGAAGCTGGCCGAAGGGGACGACCCCGGCTACCACCTGCCCGGATCCGCCGTTTGGGCGGTGCACGGCTCCATGACGCCCATCGTGGGTGGCATCCGCACGCTGCTGATGCAGTCGCTGCATCCGGGCGCGCTGGCGGGGGTCCACGAGCACTCCAACTTCCGCGACGATCCCCTGCGCCGGCTGGCCAACACCATCCGCTGGATCTTCACGGTGACCTATGGGTCCACGGCGGCCGCGGAGGAGGCAACCCGGCGTGTCCGCCGCCTGCATGAGCCCGTCCAAGGCAACTACCAGGACAACGACGGCGGTGTACGCCCCTACAGTGCGAACGATCCCGGACTGGCCGGTTGGATCCATCTGGCCTTTACCGATGGCTTCCTCGCAGCCCACAAGATCTGGGGCAAGCCCATCCCGGGCGGCACGGACGCGTACGTCCGGCAGTGGGCCCAGGCCGGGACGCTGATGGGAGTGGAAGACCCGCCGCTGACGGAAGCACAGCTGCACGGCCAGCTGGAACGGTGGAACGCAGGGGGCGAACTGCGCGCGGACGCCCGGGTCAAGGAAACTGTGGAGTTCATCCGCAATGCGCCGCTGCATCCCCTGCTGAAGCCCGGCTACCGGATCCTGTTTGCTGGTGCCGTGTACAGCCTGGAACCCCGGTACCGGGACATGCTGGGACTTTCGGTTCCACGGCTGGGCCCGTTTCCACTGCCGGTCCGGCTGGCAACCAAAGCCGTGCTCGTCGTCGTCCATTTTGCTTTGGGCGGCCCGCTGAGGCGGAGGGGTCCCAGCGAAACGGCAGCGAGGAAGCGTCTGAGGCGGCTGGGGGAACCGTTGGCAGACGTGGCCTGA
- a CDS encoding M23 family metallopeptidase, translating to MGKNSVPGNRKPDQRSLPPVARAVAAAGVLAASVYAVNLSAGSGERPQFARSVSEAGTTPGAAAMDGIFGTISGHEPDSAPASSTADHVGAAPHPAAILSSPQATLAFPRTAIGGADQGTAAALTVGPAGAGRPLAGFLMAPLQLLYPSSPFGFRVSPISGSAGDFHLGQDYAAPCGTPVYAADSGVVRAAGWHPWGGGNRIEIDHGDGLMTTYNHLESIGVHTGDQVRVGQVIARVGTTGWSTGCHLHFEAVLNGRYTNPLRWTFLQLRAVNQSFPADMVSYAPGTGLSGGRISWTIPLQVDPGDGLPAAGLQASPFPPLPVPGPGPSPSPSQPTGVVLPPPDVQLTTTAPPTAEPAGSAAPPPSDPASPPPSPTDPATTDPTKPSPSPTSPSSPTDPAPSDPATTDPASPPPSPTPVQPEPAPTEPAPTEPATTDPAIPPPSPTPVQPEPAPTEPAPTEPAPTEPAPSDPVSPPPSPTPVQPEPASVGPAPVEPAPAPVAVEPVPVPVPVEPAPAPVPVDPAPITTTPEPEPTVPAAEPTPAPTPTVTEPSPTAPPP from the coding sequence TTGGGCAAGAATTCCGTGCCCGGCAACCGCAAGCCGGACCAGCGCAGCCTTCCCCCGGTGGCCCGTGCCGTCGCCGCTGCCGGTGTCCTGGCGGCATCCGTTTATGCCGTAAACCTTTCCGCCGGCTCCGGGGAGCGGCCGCAGTTTGCGCGGTCGGTTTCCGAAGCAGGGACCACCCCCGGTGCGGCTGCCATGGACGGAATTTTTGGAACCATAAGCGGCCACGAACCGGACAGCGCACCTGCTTCGTCCACGGCAGACCATGTGGGTGCCGCGCCCCATCCTGCCGCCATCCTTTCCAGTCCCCAGGCCACGTTGGCGTTCCCGCGCACGGCAATCGGCGGCGCCGACCAGGGTACAGCGGCCGCCCTGACTGTTGGCCCTGCGGGCGCGGGCAGGCCGTTGGCCGGATTCCTGATGGCACCCCTGCAACTCCTGTATCCGAGTTCGCCGTTCGGTTTCCGGGTGAGCCCGATCAGTGGGTCGGCGGGGGACTTCCACCTGGGACAGGATTACGCAGCGCCGTGCGGGACACCGGTTTACGCAGCTGATTCCGGCGTCGTGCGGGCAGCCGGCTGGCACCCCTGGGGAGGCGGCAACCGGATAGAGATTGACCACGGCGACGGGCTCATGACTACCTACAACCATCTGGAATCGATCGGCGTACACACCGGCGACCAGGTACGGGTGGGGCAGGTGATCGCCCGCGTAGGCACCACCGGATGGTCCACGGGCTGCCACCTGCATTTTGAAGCCGTCCTGAACGGCCGTTACACCAACCCCCTGAGATGGACATTCCTCCAGCTCCGGGCGGTGAACCAGTCCTTCCCGGCTGACATGGTTTCCTATGCGCCGGGCACGGGGTTGTCCGGCGGCCGGATCAGCTGGACCATTCCCCTCCAGGTCGATCCGGGTGATGGACTCCCCGCAGCCGGCCTGCAGGCTTCGCCCTTCCCGCCGCTCCCGGTCCCGGGGCCGGGGCCGTCGCCGTCGCCGTCCCAACCGACGGGCGTTGTGCTGCCGCCACCCGACGTGCAATTGACGACGACGGCCCCGCCAACTGCGGAACCGGCGGGCAGTGCCGCGCCGCCGCCGTCCGATCCGGCAAGCCCGCCGCCGTCGCCTACGGATCCTGCGACGACTGACCCGACAAAACCTTCACCGTCGCCCACGTCGCCCTCGTCGCCGACGGATCCTGCGCCGTCTGATCCTGCGACGACTGACCCGGCAAGCCCGCCGCCGTCGCCTACGCCCGTCCAGCCCGAACCCGCGCCGACGGAACCCGCACCGACGGAACCTGCGACGACTGACCCGGCAATCCCGCCGCCGTCGCCTACGCCCGTCCAGCCCGAACCCGCGCCGACGGAACCCGCACCGACGGAACCCGCACCGACGGAACCTGCGCCGTCTGATCCTGTAAGCCCGCCGCCGTCGCCTACGCCCGTCCAGCCCGAACCCGCCTCCGTGGGGCCGGCACCTGTCGAACCGGCCCCTGCGCCCGTCGCTGTTGAGCCCGTTCCTGTGCCGGTTCCCGTTGAACCTGCCCCGGCACCGGTGCCTGTTGACCCCGCCCCCATCACCACCACGCCTGAACCCGAGCCAACCGTTCCAGCCGCGGAACCCACCCCGGCGCCAACTCCCACCGTGACCGAGCCATCCCCAACGGCACCCCCGCCCTAG
- a CDS encoding glutathione peroxidase, which yields MSNFLLSRSPRPLYPIPLILNDGTRTHFGQFKGKVVLVVNVASNCGFTRQYAALEALYGKFRDRGFEVLGVPCNQFAGQEPGTDSDIADFCERNFGVTFTLTAKAEVRGRNQHLLYSELTKFKTGLLPGLVKWNFEKFLVNREGDVVARFAPTVEPDSEEVTGAIEHALG from the coding sequence ATGAGCAATTTCCTGCTGTCGCGCAGCCCGCGACCCCTCTATCCCATCCCGCTGATCCTGAACGACGGCACCAGGACACATTTCGGCCAGTTCAAAGGGAAGGTGGTTTTGGTGGTCAACGTGGCCTCGAACTGCGGCTTCACGCGGCAGTACGCCGCGCTGGAAGCGCTGTACGGGAAGTTCCGCGACCGCGGGTTCGAGGTCCTGGGGGTTCCGTGCAACCAGTTCGCGGGGCAGGAGCCGGGAACCGACAGCGACATCGCGGACTTCTGCGAACGGAATTTCGGTGTCACGTTCACCCTGACGGCCAAAGCCGAGGTCCGCGGCCGCAACCAGCACCTGCTCTATTCAGAGCTCACCAAGTTCAAGACCGGGCTGCTGCCGGGGCTGGTGAAGTGGAATTTCGAGAAGTTCCTGGTCAACCGCGAGGGGGACGTGGTGGCCCGGTTCGCCCCTACGGTCGAACCAGACTCGGAAGAGGTGACGGGCGCCATCGAACACGCACTGGGATAA
- a CDS encoding phosphodiesterase, translating to MEHIEAEHPRPRHFLLHLSDPHLLGGPEPLYGIVDSEARLAQLFDEVKASGARPEAVIFTGDLADKGDAEAYVKLRAIVEPACKELGAQVIWAMGNHDDRANFRRGLLDQPGSDEPVDHSYFINGLRVITLDTTVPGFHHGELSPAQLEWLARQLETPAPDGTILAMHHPPVPSVLDLSVLVELRDQASLAAVVRNSDVRTILAGHLHYSTTASFAGVPVSVASASCYTQDLNVPVGGTRGQDGGQAFNLVHVYEHTIVHSVVPLGSAPTVGEYVSPEETARRLQAAGVRIPETTKRGSTKLGAPSRR from the coding sequence ATGGAGCACATCGAGGCCGAACACCCCCGGCCACGCCACTTCCTACTCCACCTGAGCGATCCCCACCTGTTGGGAGGTCCGGAACCCCTCTACGGAATCGTCGACAGCGAGGCCAGGCTTGCCCAGCTGTTCGACGAAGTCAAAGCGTCCGGCGCCCGGCCTGAGGCTGTCATCTTCACCGGTGACCTCGCCGACAAGGGTGACGCTGAGGCCTATGTAAAGCTGCGGGCCATCGTTGAGCCGGCCTGCAAGGAACTCGGGGCCCAGGTCATCTGGGCCATGGGAAACCATGACGACCGCGCCAACTTCCGCCGGGGGCTGCTGGACCAGCCGGGCAGTGACGAACCCGTGGACCACAGTTACTTCATCAATGGCCTGCGTGTCATTACCCTGGACACCACTGTGCCCGGGTTCCACCACGGCGAACTGAGCCCGGCGCAGCTGGAGTGGCTGGCCCGCCAGCTGGAAACCCCTGCTCCGGACGGAACCATCCTCGCGATGCACCACCCCCCGGTCCCGTCGGTGCTGGACCTTTCGGTACTCGTGGAACTGCGCGACCAGGCTTCGCTGGCGGCGGTGGTGCGCAATTCGGACGTCCGCACCATCCTGGCCGGACACCTGCACTACTCCACCACCGCGAGCTTTGCGGGCGTGCCTGTCTCGGTCGCTTCGGCCTCGTGCTACACCCAGGACCTGAACGTCCCTGTGGGTGGAACGCGCGGCCAGGACGGCGGCCAGGCGTTCAACCTGGTACACGTGTACGAACACACCATTGTGCACTCCGTGGTGCCCTTGGGCAGTGCGCCCACGGTGGGCGAATATGTCTCCCCGGAAGAGACGGCCCGGAGGCTGCAGGCTGCAGGGGTCCGGATTCCGGAGACCACCAAGCGCGGCAGCACCAAGCTGGGCGCACCCAGCCGGCGCTAA
- a CDS encoding stealth family protein, with the protein MQVRMPTTTSTETTITEAPVQDEVYYGAQASVEEQFHAEITSAAAEQRLKHRPDVIRHKGRYALINDTRTPYQAMVEDLLFLRNVLANAGLSYLLVRGNNDRPVVALDWKDRKKLRAALVDACRDEPFYSMTVDAKKKTSVLVADGELSPNRQGRIFRLYRPRVEPVGGFEFGASAGVQIELWAFEGEQLILPIENSLTRRTLLRQDAVRGTVERYGHTWPTIENMFADHASDISFDIDIVFSWVDGSSPEYIAARRAQQKGHVLGEGDDHEARFRQINELKYALRSVYMFAPWIRRIFIATDSPAPAWLADHPSVTIVRSEEFFSDPSVLPTHNSQAVECQLHNIEGLSEHFLYSNDDMFFGRPVGPDMFFTPGGITKFIEAETRIGLGENDAERSGFENAARVNRKLLWNRFGRITTRHLEHTAAPLRRSVVDQMEEEFPEEFRKTAASRFRAADNISVTNSFYHYYALLTGRAVTQTAAKVRYVDTTMRSGLKYLPKLLAKRNMDFFCLNDGSFPEVSADERAEVVTDFLERYFPIRAPWEK; encoded by the coding sequence ATGCAGGTAAGAATGCCCACCACCACCAGCACGGAGACCACCATTACAGAAGCACCGGTCCAGGACGAGGTTTACTACGGCGCCCAAGCGTCCGTGGAAGAACAATTTCACGCCGAAATCACATCGGCAGCGGCTGAGCAACGCCTCAAGCACCGACCCGACGTCATCCGGCACAAGGGCCGCTACGCCCTGATCAACGACACCAGGACTCCGTACCAGGCCATGGTGGAAGACCTGCTGTTCCTGCGCAACGTCCTGGCCAACGCCGGCCTTTCGTACCTCCTGGTCCGCGGCAACAACGACAGGCCCGTGGTGGCCCTGGACTGGAAGGACCGGAAGAAGCTCCGGGCCGCCTTGGTGGATGCCTGCCGGGACGAACCCTTCTACTCGATGACCGTGGACGCCAAGAAGAAGACTTCCGTCCTGGTGGCGGACGGAGAGCTCTCGCCCAACCGGCAGGGACGCATCTTCCGCCTCTACCGGCCGCGGGTGGAACCGGTGGGCGGCTTTGAGTTCGGCGCCTCAGCCGGCGTCCAGATCGAGCTGTGGGCCTTTGAGGGCGAGCAGCTGATCCTCCCCATCGAGAACTCGCTGACGCGCCGGACGCTGCTGCGCCAGGATGCGGTCCGCGGCACCGTGGAACGGTACGGGCACACCTGGCCCACCATCGAGAACATGTTCGCTGACCACGCCAGCGACATCAGTTTCGACATCGACATCGTGTTCTCCTGGGTGGACGGCAGCTCCCCCGAATACATCGCGGCCCGCCGCGCCCAGCAAAAGGGACATGTCCTGGGCGAAGGCGACGACCACGAGGCCCGGTTCCGGCAGATCAACGAACTCAAGTACGCGCTGCGGTCCGTGTACATGTTTGCACCGTGGATCCGGCGCATCTTCATCGCCACGGACTCCCCCGCGCCTGCCTGGCTGGCGGACCACCCGTCCGTCACGATCGTCCGCAGCGAGGAGTTCTTCTCCGATCCCTCGGTGCTGCCAACGCACAACTCGCAGGCCGTGGAGTGCCAGCTGCACAACATCGAAGGGCTGTCCGAGCACTTCCTCTACTCCAACGACGACATGTTCTTCGGCCGGCCGGTGGGCCCGGACATGTTCTTCACCCCCGGAGGCATCACCAAGTTCATCGAGGCTGAAACAAGGATCGGCCTGGGCGAGAACGACGCCGAACGCAGCGGGTTCGAAAACGCCGCCCGGGTAAACCGCAAACTCCTGTGGAACCGGTTCGGCCGGATCACCACCCGGCACCTAGAGCATACGGCCGCGCCGCTGCGGCGCAGCGTCGTGGACCAGATGGAGGAGGAATTCCCGGAAGAGTTCCGCAAGACCGCTGCCAGCCGATTCCGGGCAGCGGACAACATCTCCGTGACCAACTCCTTCTACCACTATTACGCCCTGCTTACGGGCCGAGCCGTCACTCAGACGGCGGCAAAGGTGCGTTACGTGGACACCACCATGCGCTCGGGCCTGAAGTACCTGCCCAAGCTGCTGGCCAAGCGGAACATGGATTTCTTCTGCCTGAACGACGGCAGCTTTCCTGAGGTCAGCGCGGACGAGCGGGCTGAAGTGGTGACCGACTTCCTGGAACGGTACTTTCCTATCAGGGCGCCCTGGGAAAAGTAG
- a CDS encoding type II toxin-antitoxin system VapB family antitoxin produces MIFKAVGEGRPYPDHGYSTPKQWASLPPRPVRLDELVTTKRTLDLEALLAEDSTFFGDLFPHVVQYRGTLYLEDGLHRAVRTALHQRTAIHARVLVLDG; encoded by the coding sequence GTGATATTCAAAGCTGTGGGCGAGGGCCGCCCTTACCCCGACCATGGTTACAGCACCCCCAAGCAGTGGGCGTCGCTGCCGCCGCGGCCGGTCCGGCTGGATGAACTGGTGACCACCAAGCGCACCCTGGACCTCGAAGCGCTGCTGGCGGAAGACTCAACATTTTTCGGCGACCTGTTCCCGCACGTCGTGCAGTACCGGGGGACCCTTTACCTGGAGGACGGCCTCCACAGGGCGGTGCGGACCGCCCTGCACCAGCGCACCGCGATCCATGCCCGGGTCCTGGTTCTTGATGGCTAG
- a CDS encoding LytR C-terminal domain-containing protein, which translates to MASKRPKDPSVLHGHHVVTGPELRAAMEAARDADETARVRRRVLHGVVLVLLIGVIAAAIILALAIINGRLHLPSAEPAPSPVSSCPPSIYDYVPADKVNLNVYNSTSRPGLARSVADEFLARKFVVGNVSNINAGYRGVAAVVSGAAGHAAAFTVQRHVPGSDYFQDGRTDASVDVILAQDYKALTPADLVDQTPGKLSCPRESRRIADTDKLPVMPAAAPTR; encoded by the coding sequence ATGGCTAGCAAACGGCCAAAGGATCCGAGCGTCCTGCACGGCCACCACGTCGTTACCGGCCCTGAACTGCGGGCCGCCATGGAGGCGGCGAGGGACGCCGACGAAACCGCCCGGGTCCGGCGCCGAGTCCTGCACGGGGTGGTGCTGGTCCTGCTGATCGGCGTGATCGCCGCGGCCATCATCCTTGCCCTGGCCATCATCAACGGCCGGCTGCATCTGCCCTCCGCGGAGCCCGCCCCGAGCCCGGTGTCATCCTGCCCGCCTTCGATCTACGACTACGTTCCGGCGGACAAGGTCAACCTCAACGTCTACAACTCCACCAGCCGGCCGGGCCTTGCCCGGTCCGTCGCGGACGAATTCCTTGCACGCAAGTTCGTCGTGGGGAACGTGTCGAACATCAACGCCGGCTACCGGGGCGTGGCCGCCGTGGTGTCAGGTGCAGCAGGGCATGCGGCGGCATTCACGGTCCAGCGCCATGTGCCCGGCTCGGACTACTTCCAGGACGGAAGGACCGATGCCAGCGTGGACGTGATCCTGGCACAGGACTACAAGGCACTGACACCGGCGGACCTGGTGGACCAGACCCCCGGCAAGCTCAGTTGCCCGAGGGAAAGCCGGCGTATCGCGGACACGGACAAGCTGCCCGTGATGCCTGCCGCCGCTCCGACCCGCTGA